The Vibrio splendidus genome has a window encoding:
- a CDS encoding DUF2955 domain-containing protein, whose amino-acid sequence MFDKIDQAQERRIFRYVTTVGLATFLALWFNWPLAFCTPLLTAKFITDKPQFHILHVKQLAYALLSTAVIGFAVSTGLPEYKIAFLSILTLGMLWAYYLFTDPKWVMFATFLMIELILLPSITIIDQASALTVGIGFAFSGTLAVALYALSHVYFPEEEKTDFVGFPASPLTKEMRWTAAIRAWVISFPLVCFYFYFQLSQILLTVAFVMLLSLMASSETSGKTALFFTVSNILAGLITFVTFLIISLTPNMYVYMMVVLSVITLFGIKIYTVPQKAPIYITAFTGFNVLMGTSMSSGALDDKFYVRIFQLFLVLLYMVFMTYFIESNARK is encoded by the coding sequence ATGTTCGATAAAATAGATCAAGCACAAGAGCGTAGGATTTTTCGCTACGTCACGACAGTCGGCTTGGCAACATTCCTTGCACTATGGTTTAACTGGCCATTAGCTTTTTGTACGCCACTTCTGACCGCAAAATTTATCACTGATAAACCTCAATTTCATATTCTCCATGTCAAACAGTTGGCCTATGCGCTTCTATCCACCGCTGTAATTGGATTCGCAGTATCAACGGGGCTCCCTGAGTATAAAATTGCCTTTCTTTCTATACTCACACTCGGGATGCTTTGGGCATACTATTTATTTACCGACCCTAAATGGGTCATGTTCGCAACATTCTTAATGATCGAACTGATATTACTTCCATCTATAACGATAATCGATCAAGCATCCGCGCTGACTGTAGGAATCGGTTTTGCGTTTTCAGGCACTTTGGCCGTAGCTTTGTATGCCCTTTCACACGTTTATTTTCCCGAAGAAGAGAAGACGGACTTTGTTGGCTTTCCCGCATCTCCACTTACCAAAGAAATGCGATGGACAGCCGCTATACGCGCATGGGTGATTTCATTTCCCCTCGTATGCTTTTACTTCTATTTTCAACTTTCTCAGATACTGCTTACCGTTGCATTTGTAATGTTATTATCGTTAATGGCGAGCAGTGAAACGTCCGGTAAGACCGCGTTATTTTTCACAGTAAGTAACATCCTCGCAGGTCTAATTACATTCGTCACTTTTCTCATCATATCTTTAACACCTAATATGTATGTATATATGATGGTTGTACTCAGTGTCATTACGCTTTTCGGAATAAAGATTTATACCGTTCCACAAAAGGCGCCTATATATATTACGGCTTTTACGGGGTTCAATGTACTTATGGGGACATCAATGAGCAGCGGCGCATTGGATGACAAATTTTACGTACGTATTTTCCAACTATTTTTAGTCCTGCTATACATGGTATTTATGACCTACTTCATAGAGTCTAATGCAAGGAAGTAA
- a CDS encoding integrase arm-type DNA-binding domain-containing protein, translating to MPKKTTSLSDKQIKAAEIKTKEYILSDGNGLNLRIRPNGTKSWQYRYTNRVTGKVKKLSLGSYPTLKLADARKIAQDHRNQLANGVDPREHIEQLKQDTLRSESNTFIYVAEQWFKRKKKTISKDHAERVWRTLQIYIFPKFQNVPIESITRRDAIQILRPLEEAQKLSTIKRICQSLNQIMEYGVDSDAIDVNPLTRMINAFEHHNVKHMPTIRPEILRDFLYKLHENNTLQDKTKYVILWQLHTMLRPKEAARTRWSYIDIHKRCLTMPPEEMKGQRAHKVPLTDEMIEILNKIRPLSEGKEFVFPGERNSNTHIGESTANAAIKRSLGYKGELVAHGLRSIASTALHEQEYDSLHIEACLSHADRNTTRASYNRTDFFEQRKDIMAWWSEFIKSSSS from the coding sequence ATGCCAAAGAAAACCACTAGTTTGTCTGACAAACAAATCAAAGCAGCCGAGATCAAAACGAAGGAATATATTCTGTCTGACGGAAATGGGCTTAACCTCCGCATTAGACCGAATGGCACCAAATCATGGCAGTATCGATACACCAATCGTGTAACTGGCAAAGTTAAGAAGCTCTCGCTAGGTTCATACCCGACGTTAAAGCTTGCTGACGCAAGGAAGATTGCTCAAGATCACCGAAATCAACTTGCCAATGGAGTTGACCCTCGAGAGCACATTGAGCAACTAAAGCAGGATACCCTTCGTAGTGAATCTAATACTTTCATTTACGTTGCCGAGCAATGGTTCAAAAGAAAGAAAAAAACAATTAGCAAGGATCATGCTGAACGTGTATGGCGAACTCTACAAATATACATATTCCCCAAATTTCAAAATGTTCCCATAGAGTCGATTACGCGTAGAGATGCCATTCAAATCCTACGTCCTCTCGAAGAAGCCCAGAAACTTTCTACGATTAAACGAATCTGTCAGTCACTGAATCAGATTATGGAATATGGCGTTGATAGTGATGCAATTGATGTCAACCCATTGACTAGAATGATCAACGCGTTTGAGCATCATAATGTTAAACATATGCCAACAATCCGCCCAGAAATACTTCGAGATTTCCTTTACAAGCTTCATGAAAACAACACGCTACAAGATAAAACCAAATACGTCATTCTTTGGCAACTTCACACAATGTTAAGGCCTAAAGAGGCTGCTAGAACTCGCTGGAGCTACATTGATATTCACAAAAGATGTTTGACAATGCCGCCTGAAGAAATGAAAGGCCAAAGAGCACATAAAGTTCCTTTGACTGATGAGATGATAGAGATACTAAACAAAATACGCCCTCTAAGTGAAGGTAAAGAGTTTGTCTTCCCTGGTGAGCGCAACTCTAATACTCACATAGGCGAATCCACAGCTAACGCTGCAATAAAACGCAGTCTTGGTTATAAAGGTGAGCTTGTGGCACATGGCTTACGGTCTATTGCGTCTACAGCCCTACACGAACAGGAGTATGATTCACTGCATATTGAAGCCTGTTTGTCGCACGCTGATAGAAATACAACTAGGGCAAGCTATAATCGAACCGATTTTTTCGAGCAAAGAAAAGACATCATGGCTTGGTGGAGTGAGTTTATTAAATCGTCATCTTCATAG
- a CDS encoding DUF6765 family protein has translation MQIDGHHTLTYVIARYAGIEHYDAEKVAYSAQYVDEATNDKPIHFDNGAMYDRIVSAHKMLDYRNTQELANHQVWIPFHFLPGNQGYPSNVEPDGRFIHRLVCKPDSAVARDMLRMVATHWNKPYGAHLMGIAMHVYADTFAHQGFAGVIHDYNKVDSLESSASSLLQRIKDDLLSCGVSASSPLGHGAALSFPDRPYASWTYRNGEGESVVRDNTSIFLQAADAMCKALQCWKQGDVEVDIDNQPGLSSQQRTLIEHALTTIDDEDGEIRHAEWLKWLRDGRFGFTAVDLSFDKNGDNSWKQRARGQGFTQDGQLVYRYSLSFLNSDWKLFHDALKTYRIEVIRDVLPKYGICIA, from the coding sequence ATGCAAATAGATGGACATCATACACTCACTTACGTTATCGCTCGATATGCGGGTATTGAGCATTATGACGCTGAAAAAGTTGCGTATTCCGCACAATATGTAGATGAGGCAACAAATGATAAACCAATCCATTTTGATAATGGTGCGATGTATGACCGCATTGTGTCCGCTCACAAAATGCTCGACTATCGAAATACGCAAGAGCTTGCAAATCATCAGGTATGGATTCCATTCCACTTTCTTCCTGGCAATCAAGGCTACCCTTCAAATGTTGAACCTGACGGACGGTTCATACATCGTTTAGTTTGTAAACCAGACAGCGCTGTTGCAAGAGATATGCTGAGAATGGTAGCTACACATTGGAACAAGCCTTACGGTGCTCACCTTATGGGGATTGCAATGCATGTTTATGCGGATACTTTTGCTCATCAAGGTTTTGCAGGGGTGATCCACGATTACAATAAAGTAGATAGTCTCGAATCGAGCGCGAGCTCTTTGTTACAACGAATTAAAGATGACTTGTTGAGCTGTGGGGTATCCGCTTCTTCTCCTCTTGGGCATGGTGCGGCCCTATCTTTTCCTGATAGACCTTATGCTTCTTGGACTTATCGAAATGGTGAGGGAGAAAGCGTTGTAAGAGACAATACCTCTATATTTCTACAAGCTGCGGATGCGATGTGCAAAGCACTGCAATGTTGGAAACAAGGTGACGTTGAGGTCGATATTGATAATCAACCAGGTTTGAGCTCGCAACAGCGAACTTTAATAGAACATGCTCTAACAACCATAGATGATGAAGATGGGGAAATTCGCCATGCCGAGTGGCTTAAGTGGTTGCGAGATGGAAGGTTTGGCTTTACTGCGGTCGATTTGTCATTTGACAAGAATGGAGATAACAGTTGGAAACAACGGGCGAGGGGGCAAGGTTTTACGCAAGATGGTCAACTGGTCTATCGATACTCGCTATCCTTTCTAAATTCTGACTGGAAACTCTTCCATGACGCGCTCAAAACCTATCGGATAGAAGTGATCAGAGATGTACTGCCTAAGTACGGAATTTGTATCGCTTAG
- a CDS encoding SLATT domain-containing protein encodes MSEQTTKKQIAREYYNVIYGSKLNLASLDICEKLPSIISLLSLSLGILGLSFETFNNKSLASFLLIAGLVGLMLKPREMQKDKYCTAGDELTDISKKLELLHSEIDPSESEASGRVELRKLQTEHKEVYQPSPVFLASWYAHYKLFSEHNNKWFCIELGLTWKDKIPLSLRSTILAAIIAMFIYINPFCFFSKTWDWIEEPCVDGCWKEQALIQEEDNTSGLPLNNEEVTVQQAAQPSGN; translated from the coding sequence ATGTCAGAGCAAACAACAAAAAAACAAATAGCTAGAGAATATTATAATGTAATTTATGGGTCTAAACTGAACCTTGCATCTTTGGATATTTGTGAGAAGTTACCTAGTATCATCAGCTTGCTATCATTATCTCTAGGTATCCTTGGGCTTTCATTTGAGACTTTTAACAATAAGTCACTTGCTTCATTCCTATTGATAGCAGGTTTGGTTGGGCTAATGCTTAAACCACGAGAAATGCAAAAGGATAAATATTGTACAGCTGGTGATGAGCTTACGGATATCAGTAAAAAACTTGAATTGCTCCATTCAGAAATAGATCCTTCAGAATCAGAAGCTTCAGGCCGAGTAGAGCTGCGAAAACTCCAGACCGAGCACAAAGAGGTTTATCAACCTTCCCCCGTTTTTCTTGCTTCCTGGTATGCCCATTACAAGCTCTTTTCTGAGCACAATAACAAGTGGTTCTGTATTGAGTTGGGGCTTACTTGGAAAGATAAGATACCACTCAGCCTAAGATCAACAATTTTAGCTGCCATAATAGCTATGTTCATTTATATAAATCCGTTCTGCTTTTTCAGTAAAACGTGGGATTGGATAGAAGAGCCTTGTGTCGATGGATGTTGGAAGGAACAGGCTCTTATACAAGAGGAAGATAATACATCTGGATTACCTTTAAATAATGAAGAGGTCACTGTTCAGCAAGCTGCCCAACCATCTGGTAATTAA
- a CDS encoding SMODS domain-containing nucleotidyltransferase, which translates to MTVQSDFKSFLTNLQIKNAGQISKRYGSITRRLNMHFRDSENKTANTLQVGSYGRYTGIDGISDLDMLYIMPPSLWDTYKKDQAGLLDACKEQIKKVYPQTETKKDRNVIVVSFSNYVIEVVPVFKLINGKYYYPDTYNGGSWLVCDPKAELKEFKEKNEERNGNLRRLAKMVRAWKSRNNIEMSGFLIDTLCYRFIDKNEDFDNASYGKYDVLVRDFFEFLENEPDKQYYLAPGSNSHVKVKKKFQSDAKAAREDCDEAITARAEAKYDKCNRSYKSVFGRKFPNNTAVAKAETTEEFIEHKYEQDLKYNIVLDCEVKKDVVTRFLSRMLDSNERILPERKLKFTAMNIDIIGDFELKWKVLNQGDIAYKRSNIRGQIVNDDGTRTKTETADFYGDHVVECYALQNNVVVARDRIEVPIA; encoded by the coding sequence ATGACTGTTCAAAGTGATTTCAAATCTTTCTTAACTAACCTTCAGATTAAAAACGCAGGTCAAATTAGCAAGCGATACGGTAGTATTACCCGCCGTCTAAATATGCATTTTCGTGATAGTGAAAACAAAACAGCGAACACTCTACAAGTTGGATCTTACGGAAGATACACTGGAATAGATGGTATCTCTGATTTAGATATGCTCTACATCATGCCTCCTAGTCTCTGGGACACCTACAAGAAAGATCAAGCTGGTTTACTAGATGCTTGCAAAGAACAGATCAAAAAAGTTTATCCTCAAACTGAAACGAAGAAGGATCGCAATGTTATCGTCGTAAGCTTCAGTAATTACGTCATTGAAGTTGTTCCTGTTTTCAAGCTTATAAATGGTAAGTACTATTATCCAGATACATATAATGGAGGTAGTTGGCTGGTATGTGATCCAAAAGCCGAGTTAAAAGAGTTCAAAGAAAAAAATGAGGAAAGGAATGGCAACTTAAGACGGCTAGCTAAGATGGTACGAGCGTGGAAATCTAGGAATAATATCGAAATGAGTGGCTTTCTGATTGATACCCTTTGCTATCGTTTTATCGATAAAAATGAAGATTTTGACAACGCTAGCTATGGTAAATATGACGTGCTAGTGAGAGACTTTTTTGAGTTTTTAGAAAACGAACCTGATAAACAATACTACCTTGCTCCAGGAAGCAACTCGCATGTAAAGGTCAAAAAGAAATTTCAGAGTGATGCGAAGGCTGCAAGAGAGGATTGTGATGAGGCCATAACAGCGAGAGCTGAAGCGAAATATGATAAATGTAATAGAAGCTATAAAAGCGTTTTTGGCAGAAAGTTCCCGAACAATACAGCTGTAGCTAAAGCAGAAACAACAGAAGAGTTTATTGAACATAAATATGAACAAGATTTGAAATATAATATTGTTTTAGATTGTGAAGTCAAAAAAGACGTGGTGACTAGGTTCCTGTCACGAATGTTAGATTCTAATGAACGGATTTTGCCAGAAAGGAAGTTGAAGTTTACAGCGATGAACATAGATATAATTGGTGATTTCGAACTTAAATGGAAAGTTCTTAACCAAGGTGATATCGCTTATAAACGTAGTAATATTCGCGGTCAAATTGTCAACGATGATGGTACGAGAACTAAAACTGAGACAGCAGATTTTTATGGTGATCACGTAGTTGAGTGCTACGCACTACAAAATAACGTAGTGGTTGCTAGAGATAGAATAGAGGTTCCTATTGCTTAG
- a CDS encoding DNA/RNA non-specific endonuclease, whose translation MKTWIAFTILTSGILSASEFRTPNCPIGCPSLEIDGNVVIFERLYTLSQNKKTQFADWVAYEVDILNFGTTTNRSWKNNPLLVEAERLEKGDYTGASSKLDVDRGHQAPLASFVGSRYWPTLNYLSNITPQAKGLNQGAWKNLEEAVRDAVGFRENLFVITGTLYRNEMDALPKADEPHAIPSDYYKIVYDEKGNSVAFLMNQHTTRDTNYCTKKLAVSELRSIVPYTLPSGLADSNEILKRLGC comes from the coding sequence ATGAAAACATGGATAGCATTCACAATATTAACATCAGGGATCTTGAGTGCTTCTGAATTTCGGACGCCAAACTGCCCAATTGGCTGCCCTAGCCTTGAAATTGACGGTAATGTTGTCATCTTCGAACGTTTGTACACGCTCTCTCAAAATAAGAAAACGCAGTTCGCTGATTGGGTCGCATATGAAGTCGACATTCTTAACTTCGGTACAACAACTAATAGGAGTTGGAAAAATAACCCTCTACTTGTTGAAGCTGAGCGATTAGAGAAAGGTGATTATACAGGGGCTTCAAGTAAGCTCGATGTTGATCGTGGGCACCAAGCTCCTTTAGCCAGCTTTGTTGGCAGCCGCTATTGGCCTACTCTTAACTATTTGTCGAATATCACTCCCCAAGCAAAAGGCTTAAACCAAGGCGCATGGAAAAACTTGGAAGAAGCAGTTAGGGATGCCGTTGGGTTTCGAGAGAACCTGTTCGTTATTACTGGGACTCTCTACCGCAACGAAATGGATGCTTTGCCAAAAGCTGATGAGCCTCATGCAATACCCTCGGATTACTACAAAATTGTGTACGATGAGAAAGGCAATTCTGTAGCCTTTCTAATGAACCAACACACAACCAGAGATACAAATTACTGCACTAAAAAGTTAGCAGTATCAGAGTTGAGATCAATCGTCCCATATACCCTACCAAGTGGTTTAGCTGATAGTAATGAAATATTGAAACGTTTAGGTTGCTGA
- a CDS encoding LexA family protein, translating into MNILPLSSSSISCSLTSWESPAAEYVELGVSLDSVLVNNPNATYLAYANGDSMERIGIFNGDLLVIDRKPQAQHFDTVIVSLNGAFMCKILDVNNRLLLSANPHHLPIEIHPEDAFAIEGVVIRSIRLHKPLPEFM; encoded by the coding sequence ATGAACATTCTACCGCTTTCCTCATCCAGTATATCTTGCTCACTCACCTCATGGGAATCACCAGCGGCTGAGTATGTAGAGCTTGGTGTTTCACTGGATTCTGTCTTAGTCAATAACCCTAATGCTACATATCTTGCTTATGCTAATGGAGATTCCATGGAAAGAATTGGCATCTTCAACGGTGACTTGTTAGTCATCGATAGAAAGCCACAAGCTCAGCATTTTGATACCGTTATTGTCAGCTTAAATGGTGCATTTATGTGCAAGATCCTTGATGTGAATAACAGGCTTTTGCTGTCAGCAAATCCTCATCATTTACCTATTGAGATCCATCCAGAAGATGCCTTTGCTATTGAAGGGGTTGTGATACGTTCTATTCGTCTACATAAACCACTGCCTGAGTTCATGTAA
- a CDS encoding Y-family DNA polymerase → MFALIDCNAMYVACEQVFRPDLRHLPCIVLSNNDGAVVAANRLAKEAGVKKFEPYFKQKTLIEKRGVNVFSSNYALYADLSAKMMATITAFSPRSHIYSIDECFLDISRFSHIESDLTSFGQRIRQTVWKECRLPVCFGAGDTLTLSKMANRVAKVDKELNGVCIIDSECKRQQYLASQPVSEVWGVGRRLTQPVFFKVVVIICLLIKQLLFLDLDERHQQVHSF, encoded by the coding sequence ATGTTTGCTCTTATAGATTGCAACGCTATGTATGTCGCTTGTGAACAAGTATTTCGACCTGATTTACGACACCTACCCTGTATTGTCTTATCAAACAATGATGGTGCCGTTGTAGCAGCAAATAGGTTGGCAAAAGAAGCTGGAGTTAAGAAATTTGAGCCCTATTTCAAGCAAAAGACACTCATTGAAAAGCGTGGTGTGAACGTTTTTTCATCAAACTATGCTTTATATGCTGATCTGTCTGCAAAAATGATGGCCACAATTACTGCTTTCTCACCGAGGAGCCACATTTACTCAATAGACGAATGCTTTTTAGATATCAGCCGTTTTTCACATATTGAGTCAGACTTAACCTCTTTCGGTCAACGAATTCGTCAAACCGTCTGGAAAGAATGTCGACTGCCCGTTTGCTTTGGTGCTGGTGATACTTTGACACTATCCAAAATGGCTAACAGAGTTGCAAAAGTTGACAAAGAATTGAATGGTGTCTGCATCATTGATTCTGAATGCAAACGCCAACAATATTTAGCATCACAACCTGTATCTGAAGTTTGGGGCGTTGGAAGAAGATTGACACAACCGGTGTTTTTCAAGGTAGTTGTCATCATTTGCTTGCTTATTAAGCAGCTTCTCTTTCTGGATTTAGATGAACGTCACCAACAGGTTCACAGTTTCTGA
- a CDS encoding IS3 family transposase (programmed frameshift) has product MSRISMERKEAILKKLLPPYSMSVKEVSEEEGISTATLYHWRQQLRRSGAAVPNSNTSSEQWSAQTKLAIVAETYSMTESELSQYCREKGLFPEQIQSWRSECMQGFKSSKEQEAEAKKQAKADKLEIKELKKDLRLKEKALAETAALLVLKKKAESLLRGRARGRLTSTDERQTIVTLILEAKQCGCRLEPACHEVQIDLRTYRRWYQQGEVQADRRPICIRPEPVNKLSQEERDAIIEVCNRSEFASLPPTQIVPTLLDRGEYIASESSYYRVLSMQGQLHKRGRQRSRQKQAKPTSYTATDSNQVYTWDITYLPSKVRGQHSYLYVIEDIYSRKIVGYEVYEHECGELASQLLQRTLMREQCFNQALVLHSDNGAPMKSLTFKAKMEELGITSSYSRPRVSDDNPYVESLFRTVKYMPSWPVKGFETLDSSRSWVEAFVRWYNTEHKHSKLNYVTPSERHNGKDKEILKRRAEVLFAAKEQNPERWPGDIRNCEPVGDVHLNPEREAA; this is encoded by the exons GTGTCTCGTATCTCAATGGAAAGAAAAGAAGCTATATTGAAGAAGCTGTTGCCTCCCTATTCGATGTCAGTTAAAGAAGTGTCGGAAGAGGAAGGAATTAGCACTGCAACCCTGTATCATTGGCGCCAGCAACTCAGACGTTCAGGAGCCGCCGTGCCAAATAGCAACACTTCATCAGAGCAGTGGTCTGCTCAAACTAAACTCGCCATTGTCGCTGAAACTTACTCAATGACAGAAAGTGAACTCAGCCAATATTGTCGTGAAAAAGGTCTTTTTCCAGAACAAATCCAAAGCTGGCGCAGCGAATGTATGCAAGGGTTTAAGTCGAGTAAAGAGCAGGAAGCTGAAGCAAAGAAGCAGGCGAAAGCTGACAAACTTGAAATCAAAGAGTTAAAGAAAGATTTACGACTCAAAGAAAAAGCACTCGCTGAAACGGCCGCCCTCTTGGTACTCA AGAAAAAAGCTGAGAGCCTTTTACGGGGAAGAGCCAGAGGACGACTAACCTCAACCGATGAAAGGCAGACCATAGTGACTCTTATCCTTGAAGCGAAGCAATGCGGATGTCGTTTAGAGCCAGCTTGCCATGAAGTTCAAATTGACTTGAGAACGTATCGTCGCTGGTATCAGCAAGGTGAAGTTCAAGCTGACAGAAGGCCGATATGCATCAGACCTGAGCCTGTTAACAAGCTCTCGCAGGAAGAGCGTGATGCGATTATCGAGGTGTGTAACCGCTCTGAGTTCGCAAGCTTGCCTCCAACTCAAATCGTCCCGACACTGCTTGATAGAGGTGAGTATATCGCCTCTGAGTCGAGCTACTACCGAGTGCTGAGTATGCAGGGGCAACTTCACAAACGAGGTCGTCAGCGGAGCAGACAGAAGCAAGCGAAGCCAACAAGTTACACAGCGACGGACTCGAATCAAGTCTATACGTGGGATATCACTTACTTACCTTCAAAAGTTCGAGGCCAACACTCTTACCTGTATGTCATTGAGGACATCTACAGTCGAAAAATTGTTGGTTATGAAGTGTATGAGCATGAATGCGGTGAGCTGGCGTCACAACTTCTGCAACGAACGTTGATGCGAGAGCAATGCTTTAATCAAGCGCTGGTTCTTCATTCAGATAATGGTGCGCCGATGAAGTCGTTGACGTTCAAAGCTAAAATGGAAGAGTTAGGTATAACCTCGTCATATAGTCGCCCAAGAGTCAGTGATGATAACCCTTATGTCGAGTCATTGTTCCGCACGGTAAAGTACATGCCAAGTTGGCCAGTAAAGGGCTTTGAAACTCTCGACAGTAGTCGAAGTTGGGTTGAAGCCTTCGTACGCTGGTACAACACCGAGCACAAGCACAGTAAGCTAAATTACGTCACGCCTTCAGAGCGTCACAATGGAAAAGATAAAGAGATCTTGAAGCGTCGTGCTGAGGTATTGTTCGCTGCAAAAGAGCAAAATCCTGAACGCTGGCCTGGTGATATCAGAAACTGTGAACCTGTTGGTGACGTTCATCTAAATCCAGAAAGAGAAGCTGCTTAA
- a CDS encoding DUF4113 domain-containing protein, producing the protein MKLMGIETALDLANLNPEQARCSFNVEIERTVRELNGQPCKIWDECRVDKQQIFSTRSVGNRITSLEELKQALAFHAATVARKARNQKSSCAILMAFANTSPFDDLPQNFKDTCTFEVPTNDTSKLTKAVTLMATRLFKPGVSYYKIGVGAMNLVSDRQRQQDLFSEPDNPALMQAIDRLNNKLGRDSIFLAAQGTTHDWTMKRNFLSPQYTTKLKDLPRVLC; encoded by the coding sequence ATGAAGTTAATGGGGATAGAAACAGCTCTAGATCTAGCAAATTTAAACCCTGAGCAAGCGAGGTGCTCTTTCAATGTAGAAATAGAACGAACCGTTCGTGAGTTGAATGGCCAACCTTGTAAAATTTGGGACGAATGCAGAGTGGACAAACAACAGATATTTAGCACTCGCAGCGTCGGCAACCGAATAACATCACTTGAAGAGCTAAAGCAAGCTCTCGCCTTTCACGCTGCCACAGTAGCAAGAAAAGCACGTAACCAAAAAAGCTCATGCGCTATTCTCATGGCTTTTGCCAACACCTCGCCTTTCGATGATTTACCACAAAATTTCAAAGACACCTGCACATTTGAAGTTCCAACTAATGATACAAGTAAGTTGACTAAAGCAGTGACGTTGATGGCAACTAGACTGTTTAAACCAGGTGTCAGCTATTACAAGATTGGCGTAGGTGCGATGAATCTAGTATCCGATCGGCAGCGTCAACAGGACTTATTTTCAGAACCTGACAACCCAGCATTGATGCAAGCCATCGATAGACTCAATAACAAACTGGGGCGAGATTCGATCTTCCTAGCCGCTCAGGGAACTACGCATGACTGGACTATGAAGCGTAACTTTTTATCCCCTCAATACACGACAAAGTTAAAAGACCTACCGAGAGTGCTTTGCTAG
- a CDS encoding thymidylate synthase — MKLYQGDSCDRLYINALKDCLAVNLPTPSRVGMVYDLGPVAFELTPGRLNLLTLNKRALNPFFAIAEAAWVVGGLNSLDTLNYYLKTYDSFSDDGVSLNGAYGYRLRNHFGYDQIEFVIKELKTTPDSRRCILNMYSPDDLINKTSKDIPCNTSIMIKIRNGALDFTVTNRSNDIHWGVPYNFFVFQVLHCYLAQKIGVEVGYQRHFTDSLHLYERDIGAVTEVLKHSGNIFDTESDKTLELVYMILAEIENINQKKFSGIKEKSLREAYVNYEQFRCSKSLFSFENRTGDAVLDFLISDWLSKYAKE, encoded by the coding sequence GTGAAGCTATATCAAGGTGATAGTTGTGACCGTTTATACATAAATGCACTCAAAGACTGCTTAGCTGTAAATTTACCCACTCCTTCTCGTGTAGGAATGGTCTATGATCTTGGCCCTGTCGCTTTTGAATTGACTCCTGGCAGACTCAATTTACTAACTCTTAATAAGAGAGCTTTAAATCCTTTCTTTGCTATTGCTGAAGCTGCTTGGGTTGTTGGAGGACTCAATAGTTTAGACACATTGAACTACTATCTGAAAACATATGACAGTTTCTCTGATGATGGAGTGAGCCTCAATGGGGCTTACGGCTATAGGCTAAGAAATCACTTTGGTTATGATCAGATTGAGTTTGTGATAAAAGAACTAAAAACCACACCTGATTCACGTCGATGTATTCTTAACATGTACTCCCCAGATGACCTCATTAATAAAACATCCAAGGACATACCATGTAATACATCAATAATGATAAAAATTAGAAATGGAGCTTTGGACTTTACTGTTACAAATAGGTCTAATGATATCCACTGGGGCGTTCCATATAACTTTTTTGTGTTTCAAGTTTTACATTGTTACTTGGCACAAAAAATAGGAGTTGAAGTTGGGTATCAGCGACACTTTACAGATTCTTTGCATTTATATGAAAGAGACATAGGGGCGGTTACAGAAGTATTGAAGCATTCTGGGAATATTTTTGACACCGAAAGTGATAAGACTCTTGAGCTCGTATATATGATTCTAGCGGAAATTGAAAATATTAATCAAAAGAAGTTTTCAGGCATAAAAGAAAAATCTTTACGTGAAGCATATGTAAATTATGAGCAGTTTAGGTGTAGTAAAAGCCTGTTTAGTTTTGAGAACAGAACAGGCGATGCAGTACTGGATTTCTTGATTTCTGATTGGCTGAGTAAGTATGCGAAAGAGTAA
- a CDS encoding nucleoside triphosphate pyrophosphohydrolase family protein has translation MSLTLKEICQRQKQFDKQTSIKGKPFYTDIDGTNLQELEHLIVCMLGELGEFSNLTKKIVRGDKSLDDSKSDLDEELVDTFIYLIKIANQFDVDLEKGFLNKLAKNQKRFGGLE, from the coding sequence ATGAGTCTTACCTTGAAAGAAATATGTCAACGACAAAAGCAATTCGACAAACAAACCTCAATTAAGGGTAAACCATTCTATACAGATATCGATGGAACAAATCTTCAGGAACTTGAACATTTGATTGTTTGTATGCTTGGTGAGTTAGGAGAGTTCTCCAACTTAACGAAAAAGATCGTTCGAGGAGATAAATCCTTAGATGATTCTAAGTCAGATTTGGATGAAGAGCTGGTCGATACTTTCATTTATCTGATAAAAATCGCTAATCAATTTGATGTTGATTTAGAGAAAGGTTTTTTGAATAAACTCGCCAAAAACCAAAAGAGATTTGGGGGCTTAGAGTGA